The proteins below come from a single Cannabis sativa cultivar Pink pepper isolate KNU-18-1 chromosome 3, ASM2916894v1, whole genome shotgun sequence genomic window:
- the LOC115709203 gene encoding beta-1,3-galactosyltransferase 7-like isoform X7 — translation MKGRSSGRISAKWIPFVSMFSFFLGVLITIRMWTPPESTNQLISSHRHDQELQVVAEDCATKKKPVQEKEVMSEIHKTHKSIQSLDKQMAMIQMELAATRSSRELGSSSEGSDTKPTLPNEGTTRKKVFIVIGINTAFSSRKRRDSVRETWMPQGEKLLQLEREKGIVIRFTIGHSATSNSILDRAIDSEEAQHKDFLRLEHIEGYHELSAKTKIYFSTAVAKWDADFYVKVDDDVHVNLGMLATTLARHRSKPRVYIGCMKSGPVLSQKSVKYHEPEYWKFGEEGNKYFRHATGQIYAISKDLATYISINQPILHKYANEDVSLGAWFIGLEAEHIDDRNMCCGTPPDCEWKAQAGNVCVASFDWSCSGICKSVEKIKFVHDKCGEGDGAVWSSLF, via the exons ATGAAGGGTCGGAGCTCTGGTAGAATCTCCGCCAAATGGATTCCATTCGTTTCTATGTTTTCCTTCTTCCTCGGCGTTCTCATCACTATCAG AATGTGGACGCCACCTGAGTCAACCAATCAACTCATTTCCAGTCATCGCCATGACCAGGAGCTTCAAGTCGTCGCGGAGGATTGTGCAACCAAGAAG AAGCCTGTACAAGAAAAGGAAGTGATGAGCGAAATTCACAAGACCCATAAATCAATTCA ATCTCTAGACAAGCAAATGGCAATGATTCAGATGGAATTGGCTGCCACTCGGAGTTCTAGGGAGTTGGGATCGTCATCTGAGGGTTCGGATACCAAACCTACGTTGCCTAATGAAGGAACTACGAGGAAGAAAGTGTTTATAGTAATTGGAATCAATACTGCTTTCAGCAGTAGGAAGCGTCGTGATTCGGTTAGAGAGACATGGATGCCTCAAG GGGAAAAGCTTCTCCAATTAGAGCGTGAGAAGGGTATTGTTATTCGCTTCACAATTGGCCATAG TGCAACTTCCAATAGCATTTTAGATAGAGCCATTGATTCAGAAGAAGCTCAACATAAAGATTTCCTTAGATTG GAACATATTGAAGGATATCATGAATTATCTGCCAAGACAAAAATTTACTTCTCTACTGCAGTTGCAAAATGGGATGCTGATTTCTATGTCAAGGTTGATGATGATGTTCACGTCAATTTAG GTATGCTAGCAACTACTCTAGCCCGACACCGGTCAAAGCCAAGAGTCTACATTGGTTGTATGAAGTCTGGACCTGTTCTTTCTCAAAA GAGTGTCAAATACCATGAGCCAGAATACTGGAAATTTGGAGAAGAAGGGAACAAATACTTCCGACATGCTACTGGGCAGATCTATGCAATCTCCAAAGATCTAGCTACATATATTTCCATCAACCA ACCTATATTGCATAAGTACGCCAATGAAGATGTATCACTTGGTGCTTGGTTCATTGGCCTCGAAGCTGAACACATTGATGATCGTAATATGTGCTGTGGTACTCCACCAG ATTGTGAGTGGAAGGCACAGGCAGGCAACGTCTGCGTTGCATCATTTGATTGGAGCTGCAGCGGGATCTGCAAATCTGTGGAGAAAATCAAATTTGTTCATGATAAGTGTGGTGAAGGGGATGGAGCTGTTTGGAGTTCCTTGTTTTAA
- the LOC115709203 gene encoding beta-1,3-galactosyltransferase 7-like isoform X8, producing MKGRSSGRISAKWIPFVSMFSFFLGVLITIRMWTPPESTNQLISSHRHDQELQVVAEDCATKKPVQEKEVMSEIHKTHKSIQSLDKQMAMIQMELAATRSSRELGSSSEGSDTKPTLPNEGTTRKKVFIVIGINTAFSSRKRRDSVRETWMPQGEKLLQLEREKGIVIRFTIGHSATSNSILDRAIDSEEAQHKDFLRLEHIEGYHELSAKTKIYFSTAVAKWDADFYVKVDDDVHVNLGMLATTLARHRSKPRVYIGCMKSGPVLSQKSVKYHEPEYWKFGEEGNKYFRHATGQIYAISKDLATYISINQPILHKYANEDVSLGAWFIGLEAEHIDDRNMCCGTPPDCEWKAQAGNVCVASFDWSCSGICKSVEKIKFVHDKCGEGDGAVWSSLF from the exons ATGAAGGGTCGGAGCTCTGGTAGAATCTCCGCCAAATGGATTCCATTCGTTTCTATGTTTTCCTTCTTCCTCGGCGTTCTCATCACTATCAG AATGTGGACGCCACCTGAGTCAACCAATCAACTCATTTCCAGTCATCGCCATGACCAGGAGCTTCAAGTCGTCGCGGAGGATTGTGCAACCAAGAAG CCTGTACAAGAAAAGGAAGTGATGAGCGAAATTCACAAGACCCATAAATCAATTCA ATCTCTAGACAAGCAAATGGCAATGATTCAGATGGAATTGGCTGCCACTCGGAGTTCTAGGGAGTTGGGATCGTCATCTGAGGGTTCGGATACCAAACCTACGTTGCCTAATGAAGGAACTACGAGGAAGAAAGTGTTTATAGTAATTGGAATCAATACTGCTTTCAGCAGTAGGAAGCGTCGTGATTCGGTTAGAGAGACATGGATGCCTCAAG GGGAAAAGCTTCTCCAATTAGAGCGTGAGAAGGGTATTGTTATTCGCTTCACAATTGGCCATAG TGCAACTTCCAATAGCATTTTAGATAGAGCCATTGATTCAGAAGAAGCTCAACATAAAGATTTCCTTAGATTG GAACATATTGAAGGATATCATGAATTATCTGCCAAGACAAAAATTTACTTCTCTACTGCAGTTGCAAAATGGGATGCTGATTTCTATGTCAAGGTTGATGATGATGTTCACGTCAATTTAG GTATGCTAGCAACTACTCTAGCCCGACACCGGTCAAAGCCAAGAGTCTACATTGGTTGTATGAAGTCTGGACCTGTTCTTTCTCAAAA GAGTGTCAAATACCATGAGCCAGAATACTGGAAATTTGGAGAAGAAGGGAACAAATACTTCCGACATGCTACTGGGCAGATCTATGCAATCTCCAAAGATCTAGCTACATATATTTCCATCAACCA ACCTATATTGCATAAGTACGCCAATGAAGATGTATCACTTGGTGCTTGGTTCATTGGCCTCGAAGCTGAACACATTGATGATCGTAATATGTGCTGTGGTACTCCACCAG ATTGTGAGTGGAAGGCACAGGCAGGCAACGTCTGCGTTGCATCATTTGATTGGAGCTGCAGCGGGATCTGCAAATCTGTGGAGAAAATCAAATTTGTTCATGATAAGTGTGGTGAAGGGGATGGAGCTGTTTGGAGTTCCTTGTTTTAA
- the LOC115709203 gene encoding beta-1,3-galactosyltransferase 7-like isoform X4: MKGRSSGRISAKWIPFVSMFSFFLGVLITIRMWTPPESTNQLISSHRHDQELQVVAEDCATKKKPVQEKEVMSEIHKTHKSIHRSRSLDKQMAMIQMELAATRSSRELGSSSEGSDTKPTLPNEGTTRKKVFIVIGINTAFSSRKRRDSVRETWMPQGEKLLQLEREKGIVIRFTIGHSATSNSILDRAIDSEEAQHKDFLRLEHIEGYHELSAKTKIYFSTAVAKWDADFYVKVDDDVHVNLGMLATTLARHRSKPRVYIGCMKSGPVLSQKSVKYHEPEYWKFGEEGNKYFRHATGQIYAISKDLATYISINQPILHKYANEDVSLGAWFIGLEAEHIDDRNMCCGTPPDCEWKAQAGNVCVASFDWSCSGICKSVEKIKFVHDKCGEGDGAVWSSLF; this comes from the exons ATGAAGGGTCGGAGCTCTGGTAGAATCTCCGCCAAATGGATTCCATTCGTTTCTATGTTTTCCTTCTTCCTCGGCGTTCTCATCACTATCAG AATGTGGACGCCACCTGAGTCAACCAATCAACTCATTTCCAGTCATCGCCATGACCAGGAGCTTCAAGTCGTCGCGGAGGATTGTGCAACCAAGAAG AAGCCTGTACAAGAAAAGGAAGTGATGAGCGAAATTCACAAGACCCATAAATCAATTCA CCGTTCCAGATCTCTAGACAAGCAAATGGCAATGATTCAGATGGAATTGGCTGCCACTCGGAGTTCTAGGGAGTTGGGATCGTCATCTGAGGGTTCGGATACCAAACCTACGTTGCCTAATGAAGGAACTACGAGGAAGAAAGTGTTTATAGTAATTGGAATCAATACTGCTTTCAGCAGTAGGAAGCGTCGTGATTCGGTTAGAGAGACATGGATGCCTCAAG GGGAAAAGCTTCTCCAATTAGAGCGTGAGAAGGGTATTGTTATTCGCTTCACAATTGGCCATAG TGCAACTTCCAATAGCATTTTAGATAGAGCCATTGATTCAGAAGAAGCTCAACATAAAGATTTCCTTAGATTG GAACATATTGAAGGATATCATGAATTATCTGCCAAGACAAAAATTTACTTCTCTACTGCAGTTGCAAAATGGGATGCTGATTTCTATGTCAAGGTTGATGATGATGTTCACGTCAATTTAG GTATGCTAGCAACTACTCTAGCCCGACACCGGTCAAAGCCAAGAGTCTACATTGGTTGTATGAAGTCTGGACCTGTTCTTTCTCAAAA GAGTGTCAAATACCATGAGCCAGAATACTGGAAATTTGGAGAAGAAGGGAACAAATACTTCCGACATGCTACTGGGCAGATCTATGCAATCTCCAAAGATCTAGCTACATATATTTCCATCAACCA ACCTATATTGCATAAGTACGCCAATGAAGATGTATCACTTGGTGCTTGGTTCATTGGCCTCGAAGCTGAACACATTGATGATCGTAATATGTGCTGTGGTACTCCACCAG ATTGTGAGTGGAAGGCACAGGCAGGCAACGTCTGCGTTGCATCATTTGATTGGAGCTGCAGCGGGATCTGCAAATCTGTGGAGAAAATCAAATTTGTTCATGATAAGTGTGGTGAAGGGGATGGAGCTGTTTGGAGTTCCTTGTTTTAA
- the LOC115709203 gene encoding beta-1,3-galactosyltransferase 7-like isoform X5: MKGRSSGRISAKWIPFVSMFSFFLGVLITISSSRMWTPPESTNQLISSHRHDQELQVVAEDCATKKPVQEKEVMSEIHKTHKSIQSLDKQMAMIQMELAATRSSRELGSSSEGSDTKPTLPNEGTTRKKVFIVIGINTAFSSRKRRDSVRETWMPQGEKLLQLEREKGIVIRFTIGHSATSNSILDRAIDSEEAQHKDFLRLEHIEGYHELSAKTKIYFSTAVAKWDADFYVKVDDDVHVNLGMLATTLARHRSKPRVYIGCMKSGPVLSQKSVKYHEPEYWKFGEEGNKYFRHATGQIYAISKDLATYISINQPILHKYANEDVSLGAWFIGLEAEHIDDRNMCCGTPPDCEWKAQAGNVCVASFDWSCSGICKSVEKIKFVHDKCGEGDGAVWSSLF; encoded by the exons ATGAAGGGTCGGAGCTCTGGTAGAATCTCCGCCAAATGGATTCCATTCGTTTCTATGTTTTCCTTCTTCCTCGGCGTTCTCATCACTATCAG TTCTTCTAGAATGTGGACGCCACCTGAGTCAACCAATCAACTCATTTCCAGTCATCGCCATGACCAGGAGCTTCAAGTCGTCGCGGAGGATTGTGCAACCAAGAAG CCTGTACAAGAAAAGGAAGTGATGAGCGAAATTCACAAGACCCATAAATCAATTCA ATCTCTAGACAAGCAAATGGCAATGATTCAGATGGAATTGGCTGCCACTCGGAGTTCTAGGGAGTTGGGATCGTCATCTGAGGGTTCGGATACCAAACCTACGTTGCCTAATGAAGGAACTACGAGGAAGAAAGTGTTTATAGTAATTGGAATCAATACTGCTTTCAGCAGTAGGAAGCGTCGTGATTCGGTTAGAGAGACATGGATGCCTCAAG GGGAAAAGCTTCTCCAATTAGAGCGTGAGAAGGGTATTGTTATTCGCTTCACAATTGGCCATAG TGCAACTTCCAATAGCATTTTAGATAGAGCCATTGATTCAGAAGAAGCTCAACATAAAGATTTCCTTAGATTG GAACATATTGAAGGATATCATGAATTATCTGCCAAGACAAAAATTTACTTCTCTACTGCAGTTGCAAAATGGGATGCTGATTTCTATGTCAAGGTTGATGATGATGTTCACGTCAATTTAG GTATGCTAGCAACTACTCTAGCCCGACACCGGTCAAAGCCAAGAGTCTACATTGGTTGTATGAAGTCTGGACCTGTTCTTTCTCAAAA GAGTGTCAAATACCATGAGCCAGAATACTGGAAATTTGGAGAAGAAGGGAACAAATACTTCCGACATGCTACTGGGCAGATCTATGCAATCTCCAAAGATCTAGCTACATATATTTCCATCAACCA ACCTATATTGCATAAGTACGCCAATGAAGATGTATCACTTGGTGCTTGGTTCATTGGCCTCGAAGCTGAACACATTGATGATCGTAATATGTGCTGTGGTACTCCACCAG ATTGTGAGTGGAAGGCACAGGCAGGCAACGTCTGCGTTGCATCATTTGATTGGAGCTGCAGCGGGATCTGCAAATCTGTGGAGAAAATCAAATTTGTTCATGATAAGTGTGGTGAAGGGGATGGAGCTGTTTGGAGTTCCTTGTTTTAA
- the LOC115709203 gene encoding beta-1,3-galactosyltransferase 7-like isoform X3, whose translation MKGRSSGRISAKWIPFVSMFSFFLGVLITISSSRMWTPPESTNQLISSHRHDQELQVVAEDCATKKKPVQEKEVMSEIHKTHKSIQSLDKQMAMIQMELAATRSSRELGSSSEGSDTKPTLPNEGTTRKKVFIVIGINTAFSSRKRRDSVRETWMPQGEKLLQLEREKGIVIRFTIGHSATSNSILDRAIDSEEAQHKDFLRLEHIEGYHELSAKTKIYFSTAVAKWDADFYVKVDDDVHVNLGMLATTLARHRSKPRVYIGCMKSGPVLSQKSVKYHEPEYWKFGEEGNKYFRHATGQIYAISKDLATYISINQPILHKYANEDVSLGAWFIGLEAEHIDDRNMCCGTPPDCEWKAQAGNVCVASFDWSCSGICKSVEKIKFVHDKCGEGDGAVWSSLF comes from the exons ATGAAGGGTCGGAGCTCTGGTAGAATCTCCGCCAAATGGATTCCATTCGTTTCTATGTTTTCCTTCTTCCTCGGCGTTCTCATCACTATCAG TTCTTCTAGAATGTGGACGCCACCTGAGTCAACCAATCAACTCATTTCCAGTCATCGCCATGACCAGGAGCTTCAAGTCGTCGCGGAGGATTGTGCAACCAAGAAG AAGCCTGTACAAGAAAAGGAAGTGATGAGCGAAATTCACAAGACCCATAAATCAATTCA ATCTCTAGACAAGCAAATGGCAATGATTCAGATGGAATTGGCTGCCACTCGGAGTTCTAGGGAGTTGGGATCGTCATCTGAGGGTTCGGATACCAAACCTACGTTGCCTAATGAAGGAACTACGAGGAAGAAAGTGTTTATAGTAATTGGAATCAATACTGCTTTCAGCAGTAGGAAGCGTCGTGATTCGGTTAGAGAGACATGGATGCCTCAAG GGGAAAAGCTTCTCCAATTAGAGCGTGAGAAGGGTATTGTTATTCGCTTCACAATTGGCCATAG TGCAACTTCCAATAGCATTTTAGATAGAGCCATTGATTCAGAAGAAGCTCAACATAAAGATTTCCTTAGATTG GAACATATTGAAGGATATCATGAATTATCTGCCAAGACAAAAATTTACTTCTCTACTGCAGTTGCAAAATGGGATGCTGATTTCTATGTCAAGGTTGATGATGATGTTCACGTCAATTTAG GTATGCTAGCAACTACTCTAGCCCGACACCGGTCAAAGCCAAGAGTCTACATTGGTTGTATGAAGTCTGGACCTGTTCTTTCTCAAAA GAGTGTCAAATACCATGAGCCAGAATACTGGAAATTTGGAGAAGAAGGGAACAAATACTTCCGACATGCTACTGGGCAGATCTATGCAATCTCCAAAGATCTAGCTACATATATTTCCATCAACCA ACCTATATTGCATAAGTACGCCAATGAAGATGTATCACTTGGTGCTTGGTTCATTGGCCTCGAAGCTGAACACATTGATGATCGTAATATGTGCTGTGGTACTCCACCAG ATTGTGAGTGGAAGGCACAGGCAGGCAACGTCTGCGTTGCATCATTTGATTGGAGCTGCAGCGGGATCTGCAAATCTGTGGAGAAAATCAAATTTGTTCATGATAAGTGTGGTGAAGGGGATGGAGCTGTTTGGAGTTCCTTGTTTTAA
- the LOC115709203 gene encoding beta-1,3-galactosyltransferase 7-like isoform X2, whose protein sequence is MKGRSSGRISAKWIPFVSMFSFFLGVLITISSSRMWTPPESTNQLISSHRHDQELQVVAEDCATKKPVQEKEVMSEIHKTHKSIHRSRSLDKQMAMIQMELAATRSSRELGSSSEGSDTKPTLPNEGTTRKKVFIVIGINTAFSSRKRRDSVRETWMPQGEKLLQLEREKGIVIRFTIGHSATSNSILDRAIDSEEAQHKDFLRLEHIEGYHELSAKTKIYFSTAVAKWDADFYVKVDDDVHVNLGMLATTLARHRSKPRVYIGCMKSGPVLSQKSVKYHEPEYWKFGEEGNKYFRHATGQIYAISKDLATYISINQPILHKYANEDVSLGAWFIGLEAEHIDDRNMCCGTPPDCEWKAQAGNVCVASFDWSCSGICKSVEKIKFVHDKCGEGDGAVWSSLF, encoded by the exons ATGAAGGGTCGGAGCTCTGGTAGAATCTCCGCCAAATGGATTCCATTCGTTTCTATGTTTTCCTTCTTCCTCGGCGTTCTCATCACTATCAG TTCTTCTAGAATGTGGACGCCACCTGAGTCAACCAATCAACTCATTTCCAGTCATCGCCATGACCAGGAGCTTCAAGTCGTCGCGGAGGATTGTGCAACCAAGAAG CCTGTACAAGAAAAGGAAGTGATGAGCGAAATTCACAAGACCCATAAATCAATTCA CCGTTCCAGATCTCTAGACAAGCAAATGGCAATGATTCAGATGGAATTGGCTGCCACTCGGAGTTCTAGGGAGTTGGGATCGTCATCTGAGGGTTCGGATACCAAACCTACGTTGCCTAATGAAGGAACTACGAGGAAGAAAGTGTTTATAGTAATTGGAATCAATACTGCTTTCAGCAGTAGGAAGCGTCGTGATTCGGTTAGAGAGACATGGATGCCTCAAG GGGAAAAGCTTCTCCAATTAGAGCGTGAGAAGGGTATTGTTATTCGCTTCACAATTGGCCATAG TGCAACTTCCAATAGCATTTTAGATAGAGCCATTGATTCAGAAGAAGCTCAACATAAAGATTTCCTTAGATTG GAACATATTGAAGGATATCATGAATTATCTGCCAAGACAAAAATTTACTTCTCTACTGCAGTTGCAAAATGGGATGCTGATTTCTATGTCAAGGTTGATGATGATGTTCACGTCAATTTAG GTATGCTAGCAACTACTCTAGCCCGACACCGGTCAAAGCCAAGAGTCTACATTGGTTGTATGAAGTCTGGACCTGTTCTTTCTCAAAA GAGTGTCAAATACCATGAGCCAGAATACTGGAAATTTGGAGAAGAAGGGAACAAATACTTCCGACATGCTACTGGGCAGATCTATGCAATCTCCAAAGATCTAGCTACATATATTTCCATCAACCA ACCTATATTGCATAAGTACGCCAATGAAGATGTATCACTTGGTGCTTGGTTCATTGGCCTCGAAGCTGAACACATTGATGATCGTAATATGTGCTGTGGTACTCCACCAG ATTGTGAGTGGAAGGCACAGGCAGGCAACGTCTGCGTTGCATCATTTGATTGGAGCTGCAGCGGGATCTGCAAATCTGTGGAGAAAATCAAATTTGTTCATGATAAGTGTGGTGAAGGGGATGGAGCTGTTTGGAGTTCCTTGTTTTAA
- the LOC115709203 gene encoding beta-1,3-galactosyltransferase 7-like isoform X6: MKGRSSGRISAKWIPFVSMFSFFLGVLITIRMWTPPESTNQLISSHRHDQELQVVAEDCATKKPVQEKEVMSEIHKTHKSIHRSRSLDKQMAMIQMELAATRSSRELGSSSEGSDTKPTLPNEGTTRKKVFIVIGINTAFSSRKRRDSVRETWMPQGEKLLQLEREKGIVIRFTIGHSATSNSILDRAIDSEEAQHKDFLRLEHIEGYHELSAKTKIYFSTAVAKWDADFYVKVDDDVHVNLGMLATTLARHRSKPRVYIGCMKSGPVLSQKSVKYHEPEYWKFGEEGNKYFRHATGQIYAISKDLATYISINQPILHKYANEDVSLGAWFIGLEAEHIDDRNMCCGTPPDCEWKAQAGNVCVASFDWSCSGICKSVEKIKFVHDKCGEGDGAVWSSLF, from the exons ATGAAGGGTCGGAGCTCTGGTAGAATCTCCGCCAAATGGATTCCATTCGTTTCTATGTTTTCCTTCTTCCTCGGCGTTCTCATCACTATCAG AATGTGGACGCCACCTGAGTCAACCAATCAACTCATTTCCAGTCATCGCCATGACCAGGAGCTTCAAGTCGTCGCGGAGGATTGTGCAACCAAGAAG CCTGTACAAGAAAAGGAAGTGATGAGCGAAATTCACAAGACCCATAAATCAATTCA CCGTTCCAGATCTCTAGACAAGCAAATGGCAATGATTCAGATGGAATTGGCTGCCACTCGGAGTTCTAGGGAGTTGGGATCGTCATCTGAGGGTTCGGATACCAAACCTACGTTGCCTAATGAAGGAACTACGAGGAAGAAAGTGTTTATAGTAATTGGAATCAATACTGCTTTCAGCAGTAGGAAGCGTCGTGATTCGGTTAGAGAGACATGGATGCCTCAAG GGGAAAAGCTTCTCCAATTAGAGCGTGAGAAGGGTATTGTTATTCGCTTCACAATTGGCCATAG TGCAACTTCCAATAGCATTTTAGATAGAGCCATTGATTCAGAAGAAGCTCAACATAAAGATTTCCTTAGATTG GAACATATTGAAGGATATCATGAATTATCTGCCAAGACAAAAATTTACTTCTCTACTGCAGTTGCAAAATGGGATGCTGATTTCTATGTCAAGGTTGATGATGATGTTCACGTCAATTTAG GTATGCTAGCAACTACTCTAGCCCGACACCGGTCAAAGCCAAGAGTCTACATTGGTTGTATGAAGTCTGGACCTGTTCTTTCTCAAAA GAGTGTCAAATACCATGAGCCAGAATACTGGAAATTTGGAGAAGAAGGGAACAAATACTTCCGACATGCTACTGGGCAGATCTATGCAATCTCCAAAGATCTAGCTACATATATTTCCATCAACCA ACCTATATTGCATAAGTACGCCAATGAAGATGTATCACTTGGTGCTTGGTTCATTGGCCTCGAAGCTGAACACATTGATGATCGTAATATGTGCTGTGGTACTCCACCAG ATTGTGAGTGGAAGGCACAGGCAGGCAACGTCTGCGTTGCATCATTTGATTGGAGCTGCAGCGGGATCTGCAAATCTGTGGAGAAAATCAAATTTGTTCATGATAAGTGTGGTGAAGGGGATGGAGCTGTTTGGAGTTCCTTGTTTTAA
- the LOC115709203 gene encoding beta-1,3-galactosyltransferase 7-like isoform X1, whose product MKGRSSGRISAKWIPFVSMFSFFLGVLITISSSRMWTPPESTNQLISSHRHDQELQVVAEDCATKKKPVQEKEVMSEIHKTHKSIHRSRSLDKQMAMIQMELAATRSSRELGSSSEGSDTKPTLPNEGTTRKKVFIVIGINTAFSSRKRRDSVRETWMPQGEKLLQLEREKGIVIRFTIGHSATSNSILDRAIDSEEAQHKDFLRLEHIEGYHELSAKTKIYFSTAVAKWDADFYVKVDDDVHVNLGMLATTLARHRSKPRVYIGCMKSGPVLSQKSVKYHEPEYWKFGEEGNKYFRHATGQIYAISKDLATYISINQPILHKYANEDVSLGAWFIGLEAEHIDDRNMCCGTPPDCEWKAQAGNVCVASFDWSCSGICKSVEKIKFVHDKCGEGDGAVWSSLF is encoded by the exons ATGAAGGGTCGGAGCTCTGGTAGAATCTCCGCCAAATGGATTCCATTCGTTTCTATGTTTTCCTTCTTCCTCGGCGTTCTCATCACTATCAG TTCTTCTAGAATGTGGACGCCACCTGAGTCAACCAATCAACTCATTTCCAGTCATCGCCATGACCAGGAGCTTCAAGTCGTCGCGGAGGATTGTGCAACCAAGAAG AAGCCTGTACAAGAAAAGGAAGTGATGAGCGAAATTCACAAGACCCATAAATCAATTCA CCGTTCCAGATCTCTAGACAAGCAAATGGCAATGATTCAGATGGAATTGGCTGCCACTCGGAGTTCTAGGGAGTTGGGATCGTCATCTGAGGGTTCGGATACCAAACCTACGTTGCCTAATGAAGGAACTACGAGGAAGAAAGTGTTTATAGTAATTGGAATCAATACTGCTTTCAGCAGTAGGAAGCGTCGTGATTCGGTTAGAGAGACATGGATGCCTCAAG GGGAAAAGCTTCTCCAATTAGAGCGTGAGAAGGGTATTGTTATTCGCTTCACAATTGGCCATAG TGCAACTTCCAATAGCATTTTAGATAGAGCCATTGATTCAGAAGAAGCTCAACATAAAGATTTCCTTAGATTG GAACATATTGAAGGATATCATGAATTATCTGCCAAGACAAAAATTTACTTCTCTACTGCAGTTGCAAAATGGGATGCTGATTTCTATGTCAAGGTTGATGATGATGTTCACGTCAATTTAG GTATGCTAGCAACTACTCTAGCCCGACACCGGTCAAAGCCAAGAGTCTACATTGGTTGTATGAAGTCTGGACCTGTTCTTTCTCAAAA GAGTGTCAAATACCATGAGCCAGAATACTGGAAATTTGGAGAAGAAGGGAACAAATACTTCCGACATGCTACTGGGCAGATCTATGCAATCTCCAAAGATCTAGCTACATATATTTCCATCAACCA ACCTATATTGCATAAGTACGCCAATGAAGATGTATCACTTGGTGCTTGGTTCATTGGCCTCGAAGCTGAACACATTGATGATCGTAATATGTGCTGTGGTACTCCACCAG ATTGTGAGTGGAAGGCACAGGCAGGCAACGTCTGCGTTGCATCATTTGATTGGAGCTGCAGCGGGATCTGCAAATCTGTGGAGAAAATCAAATTTGTTCATGATAAGTGTGGTGAAGGGGATGGAGCTGTTTGGAGTTCCTTGTTTTAA